From the genome of Chloroflexota bacterium, one region includes:
- a CDS encoding MBL fold metallo-hydrolase codes for MKIKWLGHASFLITSKEGLKVITDPYSVGGGIEYGRIAEAADIVMVSHDHGDHNNSAAVKGNPEVVNALGHKKVKGIDFRGIASYHDEAKGGQRGTNIIFCFSLDGIKVCHLGDLGHQLGAAQIAEIGAVDVLLVPVGGFFTIDARGAATVCDSLNPKVIIPMHYKTAKCAYPIAGVDAFLKGRKNVRKSEASETELEKDQLPPLMETVVLRHAL; via the coding sequence ATGAAAATCAAGTGGTTAGGTCATGCATCGTTCTTGATAACCTCAAAGGAAGGGCTTAAAGTGATAACTGACCCCTATTCCGTGGGTGGTGGGATTGAGTATGGGAGGATAGCGGAGGCGGCTGACATCGTTATGGTAAGTCACGATCACGGTGACCATAACAATTCAGCTGCGGTAAAGGGAAATCCCGAGGTGGTGAACGCACTGGGTCACAAGAAGGTGAAGGGAATAGACTTCAGGGGCATTGCCAGCTATCATGATGAAGCCAAAGGAGGACAGAGAGGGACAAACATCATCTTCTGTTTCAGTCTGGATGGGATAAAGGTCTGCCACCTGGGTGATCTGGGCCATCAACTGGGGGCGGCGCAGATTGCTGAAATTGGCGCGGTGGACGTGTTGTTGGTTCCCGTGGGAGGTTTCTTCACGATCGACGCTAGGGGTGCTGCCACGGTTTGCGACAGCCTGAATCCCAAGGTGATCATCCCGATGCACTATAAGACGGCCAAATGCGCATATCCCATTGCGGGGGTTGACGCTTTTCTGAAAGGCAGAAAGAATGTCCGAAAGTCGGAAGCCAGCGAGACTGAACTCGAGAAGGATCAACTGCCTCCTCTCATGGAGACTGTAGTGCTGAGACATGCTTTGTAA
- a CDS encoding PadR family transcriptional regulator translates to MSYGRELLKGNTDTLLLSLLVKQPMYGYQIIKELKERSQGYFRFKEGTLYPALHRLEVAGLVKGSWERLPSGKERRYYYLTDKGRKLLEERVAEWRGFSTAVNLVMQPTTG, encoded by the coding sequence ATGAGCTATGGACGGGAATTGTTGAAAGGGAACACGGATACCCTGCTTTTGTCTTTATTGGTAAAGCAGCCGATGTATGGTTACCAAATCATCAAAGAGCTTAAGGAAAGGAGCCAGGGTTACTTCAGATTCAAAGAGGGTACTCTGTATCCGGCTCTCCACCGCCTGGAGGTAGCTGGGCTGGTCAAAGGTTCCTGGGAGCGATTACCTTCGGGGAAAGAGAGGCGGTACTATTATTTGACTGACAAGGGTCGAAAGCTGCTGGAGGAAAGGGTGGCTGAGTGGCGAGGCTTCTCTACGGCAGTTAATCTGGTGATGCAGCCGACAACAGGCTAG
- a CDS encoding 3-dehydroquinate synthase, translating into MGKASGNRIILIGFSTTGKSRVGQEVAKRLGWDQVDTDDETMRRAGKSIEHIFAEDGEEHFREIERKVLIWSCGKERVVISAGGGAIIDPRNRELMKAGGFVVCLEAAPETIHQRLLTDVKSSQPLRPLLNAPDHLQRIIDLKEQRRPYYAIADWTVHTDNLTLEEVSQEVLRGWHYWKRALPGSNAHGGTDSLAGEVITGTEHYRVLVGWELLYKLGEEVKRAGLSGTAFIISDETVFFIYGGRVTKSLEDTGFTVHSFTVPPGETNKSLDTATRIYDWLVEHRAERGDLIIAFGGGVIGDLAGFVAATFLRGLPLVQIPTSLVAMVDASIGGKTGVNHPQAKNLIGAFYQPKLVVGDVQALTTLPRRELVSGWAEVIKHGLILDADFFAFLERNAGRLARMEPDIMTKAIRHSVAIKARIVSEDERERGRRTILNYGHTIGHGLEAATNYQRFLHGEAVAIGMVGEARLSHDLGLLPWEAVERQSALLEKLGLPTSCPGVELAAIQRAMELDKKVREKAIRWVLLTDIGQAVIRNDVPPEQVARILEGLLSPSGGSRR; encoded by the coding sequence GTGGGTAAAGCATCTGGTAACCGAATTATCTTGATTGGCTTCTCCACCACGGGGAAGTCCAGGGTGGGGCAGGAAGTGGCCAAGCGCCTCGGCTGGGATCAGGTAGACACCGATGACGAAACAATGCGGCGAGCTGGTAAGAGCATCGAGCACATCTTCGCCGAAGATGGAGAGGAACATTTCCGAGAGATAGAAAGGAAGGTGTTGATCTGGTCATGTGGTAAGGAAAGAGTGGTGATCTCTGCCGGTGGCGGAGCCATCATCGACCCCAGAAACCGGGAACTAATGAAAGCGGGTGGTTTTGTAGTATGCCTGGAAGCTGCGCCAGAGACCATACACCAGCGCTTGCTGACCGATGTGAAAAGCTCCCAGCCCCTTCGGCCCCTCCTGAATGCGCCGGATCATCTTCAGCGCATCATTGATCTAAAGGAACAACGTCGGCCATACTATGCTATTGCTGATTGGACAGTGCATACCGACAATCTGACCCTGGAGGAGGTGAGTCAGGAGGTGCTTCGGGGATGGCACTACTGGAAGCGCGCTCTACCCGGGAGCAACGCCCACGGCGGGACAGATAGCCTGGCTGGCGAAGTTATCACCGGCACTGAACACTATCGTGTTCTTGTAGGCTGGGAGTTGCTTTACAAACTGGGTGAGGAAGTGAAGCGGGCGGGACTATCTGGTACGGCCTTCATTATCAGTGACGAAACAGTCTTTTTCATCTATGGAGGCAGGGTCACCAAGAGTCTGGAGGACACTGGGTTCACTGTCCATTCCTTCACGGTTCCCCCTGGGGAGACTAACAAGAGCCTCGACACCGCCACCAGGATCTATGACTGGCTGGTGGAGCATCGGGCTGAGAGAGGCGATCTCATTATTGCCTTTGGCGGTGGAGTGATTGGTGACCTGGCGGGTTTTGTGGCGGCTACCTTTCTGCGTGGCTTGCCTCTGGTGCAGATCCCCACGAGCCTGGTGGCTATGGTGGACGCTTCTATCGGTGGGAAAACGGGAGTTAACCATCCCCAGGCGAAGAATCTTATTGGTGCCTTTTATCAACCAAAGCTGGTGGTAGGTGATGTTCAGGCGCTAACCACCTTACCCCGCCGTGAGCTAGTCTCGGGATGGGCGGAGGTAATCAAGCATGGACTAATCCTTGACGCTGATTTCTTTGCCTTTCTGGAGCGTAACGCTGGACGACTCGCACGAATGGAGCCAGACATCATGACCAAGGCCATAAGGCACAGCGTAGCTATCAAAGCAAGGATTGTCAGCGAAGACGAAAGAGAAAGAGGAAGACGTACTATACTGAACTACGGCCATACCATCGGCCATGGCTTGGAAGCAGCGACGAACTATCAGCGGTTTCTTCACGGTGAGGCGGTAGCTATCGGCATGGTGGGCGAGGCTCGACTGAGTCATGACCTGGGTCTGTTGCCATGGGAGGCTGTGGAACGACAGTCTGCGCTGCTGGAAAAGCTTGGCTTGCCCACCTCTTGCCCGGGCGTGGAATTGGCCGCAATCCAGAGGGCGATGGAGCTCGACAAGAAGGTGAGGGAGAAAGCCATCCGCTGGGTATTGCTGACAGATATTGGCCAGGCGGTGATTCGGAATGACGTGCCTCCCGAACAAGTGGCAAGAATACTTGAGGGCCTGCTGAGTCCTTCAGGAGGGAGCCGGCGATAG
- a CDS encoding DegV family protein, translated as MSKVAIIADSIACLPRDMVERYGIYLVTPNIYFDGRAYRDWLDISPAEAYQLLEKAPDRFSTAAPPPEDFAQAYRMLSKSADSILCITLSAKMSTLYNTAVAAREQVKGELASTTIEVLDSGIVTGAEGFVVLAAARAAAEGKGLVEAIEAAEELKKRVELVFVLETIRHAYRTGRIPKIATQVGAWLSIKPVLSWGNGVAHFNGMTRSKEKGVDLLLKVMRRKVGTKPVHVAVHHANAQEEGERLMGRVRAQFDCIEAWLTEFSPVMGYCTGSGVLGLAFYTEN; from the coding sequence ATGAGCAAGGTGGCGATCATTGCGGATAGCATAGCTTGCCTGCCGAGAGACATGGTGGAGAGGTACGGAATCTACTTGGTTACGCCTAACATCTATTTCGATGGCCGGGCGTATCGTGACTGGTTAGACATAAGCCCTGCTGAGGCTTATCAACTGCTGGAGAAGGCACCCGACCGGTTCTCGACTGCCGCCCCACCACCTGAAGATTTTGCGCAGGCTTACCGTATGCTGAGCAAGAGTGCCGACAGCATCCTCTGCATCACCCTTTCGGCCAAAATGAGTACGCTGTATAACACTGCCGTCGCTGCTAGAGAGCAAGTAAAGGGGGAGTTGGCTAGTACTACTATTGAGGTGTTGGATTCTGGGATAGTTACCGGAGCAGAGGGCTTTGTTGTCCTCGCTGCTGCTCGAGCTGCAGCGGAAGGAAAGGGGCTGGTAGAGGCTATTGAAGCGGCGGAGGAACTGAAGAAAAGAGTGGAGCTGGTGTTTGTTCTGGAAACCATTCGTCATGCCTATCGAACGGGACGGATACCGAAAATAGCCACTCAGGTCGGCGCGTGGCTTAGTATTAAGCCAGTGCTAAGCTGGGGAAACGGCGTAGCTCATTTCAACGGCATGACTAGAAGCAAAGAGAAAGGGGTTGATCTACTGCTGAAGGTAATGCGCAGAAAGGTAGGTACAAAGCCCGTGCACGTGGCGGTTCACCATGCCAACGCACAGGAGGAGGGCGAAAGGCTTATGGGACGTGTGCGAGCGCAATTTGATTGCATTGAGGCGTGGCTCACCGAGTTTAGTCCCGTAATGGGCTACTGTACCGGGAGCGGGGTCCTGGGCCTTGCCTTCTATACTGAGAATTAG
- the hslV gene encoding ATP-dependent protease subunit HslV: MQKSIRRTTVLAVRRGGHVALAGDGQVTTGDVVLKQGANKLRTLYHGQVIAGFAGSVADAVTLFERFESQLEKHGGQLRRAAIELAKEWRTDRVLRRLEAWLVVADRKDTLLLSGEGDVIEPDGDVIGIGSGGGYAQAAAKALLRYSDLPAAEVARVSMEIAADLCIYTNNQISLIGLGEGEAQNP, translated from the coding sequence ATGCAAAAGAGCATAAGAAGGACAACAGTTCTGGCCGTAAGGAGGGGTGGGCACGTAGCCCTAGCTGGCGATGGGCAGGTCACCACTGGTGATGTCGTCTTAAAACAGGGGGCCAATAAACTGCGTACCCTATACCACGGCCAGGTAATCGCTGGCTTCGCCGGATCGGTGGCTGATGCCGTCACCCTATTCGAAAGATTTGAGAGTCAACTGGAGAAACATGGCGGGCAACTGAGACGGGCAGCTATAGAGCTGGCTAAGGAATGGCGGACTGACCGGGTGCTGCGTCGCCTCGAGGCCTGGCTGGTCGTCGCTGACCGAAAGGACACGCTGCTTCTCTCCGGCGAGGGTGATGTGATAGAACCTGACGGCGACGTGATCGGGATAGGTTCAGGAGGGGGTTATGCCCAGGCTGCCGCCAAAGCGTTGCTGCGATATTCGGACCTCCCCGCAGCAGAGGTAGCCCGCGTCAGCATGGAAATCGCCGCTGACCTGTGTATTTATACCAACAACCAGATATCTCTGATTGGCCTTGGGGAAGGCGAAGCGCAAAACCCCTGA
- the tgt gene encoding tRNA guanosine(34) transglycosylase Tgt, producing MSHSFTILKSCPATEARAGLLSTPHGTVPTPVFLPVGSQGAVKTLTPDDLKMIGATIILGNAYHLYLRPGTEVVEKVGGLHRLMSWGGPILTDSGGYQIFSLVSLRRVTDEGVTFRSHIDGSEHFFTPELVIQLQEKLGADIIMPLDECPPYSNNQNLILEAMRRTHHWAERSLRNHHREGQALYGIVQGGTLVELRRESACFLTSLGFPGYSIGGLSLGEPKEAMLAVLEETVACLPKDKPRYLMGVGSPEDIFEGVARGVDMFDSALPTRTARNGSLFTMLGRHNVQNVCYKDMTGPIDNRCDCYTCHNFSAAYLHHLFKSRELLAYRLATIHNLHFIISLTERIRKAILEGTFATMKQSFLGSYQTTNEETRIAQKKKWLESRVGLDSPTSPVQ from the coding sequence GTGAGCCACAGTTTCACAATACTGAAGTCTTGTCCCGCAACGGAAGCACGAGCGGGGTTGCTTTCCACGCCACATGGAACAGTGCCCACCCCAGTATTTCTGCCGGTAGGCAGCCAGGGAGCAGTCAAAACGCTCACCCCAGACGACCTTAAGATGATCGGGGCGACCATCATATTAGGCAATGCTTATCACCTCTATCTCAGACCAGGAACGGAGGTTGTCGAGAAGGTCGGCGGGCTGCACCGCCTCATGTCGTGGGGGGGGCCTATCCTCACCGATAGCGGCGGCTATCAGATATTTAGCCTGGTGTCGCTACGGCGGGTTACTGATGAGGGTGTCACTTTCAGGTCGCACATTGATGGCAGTGAACACTTCTTCACTCCCGAGTTGGTGATACAGCTTCAAGAGAAACTGGGGGCCGACATCATTATGCCCCTGGACGAATGCCCTCCCTACAGCAATAATCAAAACCTCATTCTTGAAGCCATGCGAAGGACGCACCACTGGGCGGAAAGGTCCCTGAGGAATCATCATCGAGAAGGGCAGGCCCTTTACGGTATTGTACAAGGCGGCACCCTTGTTGAACTACGACGGGAGTCGGCTTGTTTTCTCACTTCGCTAGGATTTCCCGGTTATAGTATCGGTGGCTTGAGCCTGGGCGAACCGAAGGAAGCGATGCTGGCTGTGCTGGAGGAAACGGTAGCTTGCCTTCCCAAGGACAAACCCCGATACCTTATGGGGGTGGGTTCACCGGAGGACATCTTTGAGGGCGTGGCCAGAGGGGTGGACATGTTTGATAGTGCTCTGCCCACCCGCACCGCTCGCAACGGCAGCCTGTTCACCATGTTGGGCAGGCACAATGTTCAGAATGTGTGCTACAAGGATATGACCGGCCCTATTGATAACCGGTGTGATTGCTACACCTGCCACAACTTTTCAGCCGCCTATCTACATCACTTGTTCAAGTCGAGAGAGCTTTTGGCATACAGGCTAGCCACGATTCACAACCTGCATTTCATTATCAGCTTAACAGAACGGATAAGGAAGGCTATCCTAGAGGGCACATTCGCCACCATGAAGCAGTCTTTTCTGGGAAGCTATCAGACAACCAACGAGGAGACGAGGATAGCCCAGAAGAAGAAATGGCTGGAGTCACGTGTCGGGCTTGACAGCCCGACATCGCCTGTACAATGA
- a CDS encoding acyl-CoA dehydrogenase has product MDFDLSEQEKMIQRAAREFAQRAVLPQAMEIDRSGQFPLQLALEMGGMGYYGLPYPSEYGGSGAGYVAYSLVVEQLCQASMTAGAIVAVSALSEESLFRFGNERQKREFLVPLTTGQVFGCFCFTEPGTGSDPKAVTTRAKPVGNEYVVEGQKNFIAVSPVASVATVFAKDETARISAFIVPTAVTGFVLREPCETLGLRGLGTSVIYLDGVRIPQDNMLGAKGSGFEIMLEAISVERIGVAAQGVGVAQAALDLSIDYAKQRCAYSRPIAEMPTIQWLISEMAARIEAGRWLAYRTAFLRNKGESVRHTSSVAKLFCSQMAVEVTRMAMQVHGSYGTMKTMPVERMYRDAKMTELYVGVSEIQRAIIARDLLRQ; this is encoded by the coding sequence ATGGATTTTGACCTCAGCGAACAGGAAAAGATGATTCAAAGGGCAGCCAGGGAATTTGCCCAGCGGGCAGTTCTGCCACAGGCAATGGAGATTGATCGCAGTGGTCAGTTCCCGCTGCAACTGGCTCTCGAAATGGGTGGGATGGGCTATTATGGCCTACCCTACCCCTCTGAATATGGGGGCAGCGGTGCTGGCTATGTAGCCTACTCTCTGGTGGTGGAGCAGCTTTGCCAGGCCTCCATGACGGCTGGGGCCATTGTGGCAGTCAGTGCCCTGTCTGAGGAGAGTCTCTTCCGGTTCGGCAACGAGCGCCAGAAGCGGGAGTTCCTTGTTCCGTTAACCACCGGACAAGTATTCGGCTGCTTTTGCTTCACGGAGCCAGGCACTGGCTCAGACCCGAAAGCGGTGACTACCAGGGCAAAGCCAGTGGGCAATGAATATGTTGTTGAAGGGCAGAAAAATTTCATCGCTGTATCCCCTGTAGCCTCAGTAGCCACTGTCTTCGCCAAGGATGAGACCGCCAGAATAAGCGCTTTCATTGTTCCGACGGCGGTAACCGGGTTTGTGCTGCGAGAGCCCTGCGAAACCTTGGGGCTGAGGGGCCTGGGGACCTCTGTCATTTACCTGGATGGTGTACGGATACCTCAGGACAACATGCTGGGGGCCAAAGGATCGGGCTTCGAGATTATGCTGGAAGCTATAAGTGTTGAAAGGATAGGAGTGGCTGCTCAAGGCGTTGGGGTAGCGCAGGCTGCTCTCGATCTTTCCATTGACTATGCTAAACAGCGCTGCGCTTATTCCAGGCCCATCGCTGAAATGCCAACCATCCAATGGCTCATATCCGAGATGGCTGCCAGGATAGAGGCGGGCAGATGGCTAGCCTATAGAACGGCTTTCCTCCGGAATAAGGGAGAGAGTGTCAGACATACCTCATCAGTGGCCAAGCTTTTTTGCTCCCAAATGGCCGTAGAGGTAACCCGTATGGCGATGCAGGTTCACGGCTCGTATGGAACGATGAAGACCATGCCTGTTGAGCGGATGTATCGGGATGCCAAGATGACAGAGCTTTATGTTGGAGTGTCCGAGATACAGCGGGCCATCATTGCTAGAGACTTGCTAAGGCAGTGA
- a CDS encoding leucyl aminopeptidase, giving the protein MELKVVSSDITKIEVDGLIVNFFEGVSQPGGATAAVNRALDGAITQLIEAGEIKGKLGELTLIHTLGKIPARRVVVAGLGKQAQFTLDKVRRIVAEACRLLRTKRAKRVATVAHGTGAGGIETSASAQAIAEGAVLGLYTFRKHITKESENGEIEELLIIERDENKLPQLERGCKIGKVVAEAANFARDMINEPANFMTPTEMAGVATGVASQYNLKCTVLEREQIQQLGMGALLGVAQGSHQTPKFIVLEYSGDSSSGGTLGLVGKGITFDSGGISIKPSEGMADMKGDMAGGAAVIATLRALAELKPRINVTGLIPATENLPGGAALKPGDILKAMNGKTIEIVTTDAEGRLILADALSYARERGLSLLVDVATLTGACRIALGTICTGAFTNNQELLNKVMKAAEAAGECVWQMPMFQEYKEGNKSDVADVKNSGGRYGGAITAAQFLSEFVEDTPWVHLDIAGTSMSDKDKGYLVKGATGVGVRTLVNLALALGEE; this is encoded by the coding sequence ATGGAATTGAAGGTCGTGAGTAGCGACATAACCAAGATCGAGGTTGATGGCCTGATAGTGAACTTTTTTGAAGGTGTAAGCCAGCCAGGTGGCGCTACGGCGGCGGTAAATAGGGCTCTGGATGGTGCTATCACCCAACTCATTGAGGCTGGTGAGATCAAGGGCAAGCTTGGCGAGTTGACCTTGATCCACACGCTGGGCAAGATTCCAGCCCGGCGAGTAGTGGTTGCTGGGTTGGGCAAGCAGGCGCAGTTTACCCTGGACAAGGTTCGACGTATTGTAGCGGAGGCATGCCGTTTACTACGGACGAAGAGGGCAAAGAGGGTGGCCACCGTCGCGCATGGGACGGGGGCGGGTGGCATTGAAACATCAGCCTCGGCTCAAGCTATAGCTGAGGGCGCCGTACTGGGCTTGTATACCTTTCGCAAGCACATCACCAAGGAATCCGAAAACGGCGAGATTGAAGAGCTCCTTATCATAGAGAGGGATGAGAACAAGCTTCCGCAACTGGAGAGAGGCTGCAAGATCGGCAAAGTGGTAGCTGAAGCTGCCAATTTTGCCCGAGATATGATTAACGAGCCAGCCAACTTTATGACCCCCACAGAGATGGCCGGAGTGGCCACAGGAGTGGCTTCTCAGTACAACCTGAAGTGCACTGTGTTGGAACGTGAGCAGATACAGCAATTGGGGATGGGGGCTTTGCTGGGTGTGGCACAAGGGAGTCACCAGACGCCGAAGTTCATTGTTCTGGAATACAGCGGGGATTCGTCCTCGGGGGGAACGCTGGGTTTGGTGGGGAAGGGGATAACCTTTGATTCGGGGGGAATTTCTATTAAGCCCTCAGAGGGTATGGCTGATATGAAGGGGGACATGGCGGGTGGTGCAGCAGTTATCGCTACCCTGCGTGCCCTGGCTGAACTCAAGCCAAGAATCAATGTCACTGGCCTCATCCCGGCTACGGAGAACCTGCCCGGTGGTGCAGCCCTCAAGCCTGGCGATATATTGAAAGCCATGAACGGAAAGACAATTGAAATTGTTACCACTGATGCTGAGGGAAGATTGATTCTAGCCGATGCCCTATCCTATGCTCGGGAACGCGGCCTTTCGCTGTTGGTCGATGTGGCTACCTTGACAGGGGCCTGCCGGATAGCACTAGGGACAATTTGCACTGGAGCTTTCACCAATAACCAGGAACTTCTCAACAAGGTCATGAAAGCTGCCGAGGCAGCAGGCGAATGTGTTTGGCAAATGCCAATGTTTCAAGAATACAAAGAGGGCAACAAGAGCGACGTGGCTGATGTCAAGAACAGTGGTGGAAGATATGGAGGCGCTATAACAGCGGCGCAGTTCCTTAGCGAATTTGTTGAAGACACCCCTTGGGTTCACCTGGACATAGCTGGCACTTCGATGAGCGACAAAGACAAGGGATACCTTGTCAAGGGTGCTACTGGCGTGGGAGTGCGAACTCTGGTTAATCTTGCTCTGGCCCTGGGCGAGGAGTAG
- a CDS encoding ATP-binding protein gives MRQSQVIADVEKLREALGKLPEPVAKPALVVVSGLPGTGKSHFCRRLAERVPLVIVESDRLRKLLFDHPRYSAQESYRLFQACYTLVEDLLKGGTNVALDATNLEERHRERLYHIADHVGATLVIVRIDAPLEVVSQRLEGRKSKIDPGDQSEADLMVYHRLKPTTERIRRNHLVVDTSKDIGAALDRVVRRLTQ, from the coding sequence ATGAGACAAAGCCAGGTAATTGCGGATGTCGAAAAGCTGAGGGAGGCTTTGGGGAAGCTGCCTGAGCCTGTGGCTAAGCCTGCGCTGGTGGTGGTCAGCGGGTTGCCTGGCACGGGAAAATCTCACTTTTGCCGTCGATTGGCAGAAAGGGTTCCTCTGGTTATTGTGGAAAGCGATAGGTTGCGTAAATTACTCTTTGACCACCCCAGATACTCCGCCCAGGAAAGCTACAGACTGTTTCAGGCTTGCTACACACTTGTCGAGGACTTGCTGAAAGGCGGAACCAACGTGGCACTAGATGCTACCAACCTGGAAGAGCGCCATCGTGAGCGGCTTTATCACATTGCCGATCACGTAGGCGCGACTCTGGTTATTGTCCGGATTGATGCACCTCTAGAGGTGGTGAGCCAGCGGCTTGAAGGGCGGAAAAGCAAGATTGATCCCGGGGACCAATCCGAGGCGGATTTGATGGTCTACCACAGGTTGAAACCCACAACCGAGAGGATACGCCGCAATCATCTTGTGGTCGATACCTCCAAAGACATTGGTGCGGCCTTGGACAGAGTGGTACGCAGGTTGACTCAATAG
- a CDS encoding sugar phosphate isomerase/epimerase, which yields MNRLGFHCHDLGQLEMVITSNGLQRGEFYHFPPHSLPELKKEVGRHNLAASIHAPLVKVPWYPSPPTISFLCDIDAEKRQLSLKMVQQTMEMAEDFGADYVVVHFPAPSSTDGSSMDYVKQQEIAWQSALDLAEISEKHGIPIHMEGFGPSPFLNSDFLLEVSRNFPGLRYCFDTGHMHIAAQRDGFDLYEFAERLAPSVGSIHLWNNRDIDDYLYFGHIPVHPAQNPEDGWVDIPHILRAIVSSSRSCCVILESGLQYPEALGRHDLREGVEWVKHLVTELS from the coding sequence ATGAACAGACTTGGCTTCCATTGCCATGACCTCGGGCAACTGGAGATGGTGATAACTTCCAACGGGTTGCAGCGCGGGGAGTTCTACCATTTTCCACCCCATAGTTTGCCAGAGCTGAAGAAAGAGGTAGGACGGCATAATCTGGCTGCGAGCATTCACGCACCCCTGGTAAAGGTGCCCTGGTATCCTAGCCCTCCAACTATTTCCTTTCTTTGCGACATCGACGCAGAGAAAAGGCAGCTCAGCCTGAAAATGGTACAGCAAACGATGGAGATGGCGGAAGATTTTGGGGCTGACTACGTGGTGGTGCATTTCCCGGCACCATCTTCCACTGATGGCAGCAGCATGGATTATGTAAAGCAACAGGAAATTGCCTGGCAAAGTGCTCTTGATCTGGCAGAGATCAGTGAGAAACACGGCATACCAATCCACATGGAGGGTTTTGGCCCCAGCCCCTTCTTGAATTCGGATTTCCTTTTAGAGGTCAGTCGCAATTTCCCCGGGCTGCGCTACTGCTTTGATACTGGTCACATGCACATAGCGGCGCAACGAGATGGGTTTGATCTGTACGAATTCGCCGAGCGGCTAGCGCCTTCCGTCGGCTCAATTCACCTGTGGAACAACAGGGATATTGACGACTATCTTTACTTTGGCCACATCCCAGTGCACCCTGCTCAGAACCCCGAAGACGGTTGGGTGGACATTCCTCACATTCTGAGAGCGATAGTGTCAAGTAGTCGCTCTTGCTGTGTGATTCTCGAAAGCGGTTTGCAATATCCCGAAGCGCTGGGAAGGCATGATTTGCGGGAAGGAGTCGAGTGGGTAAAGCATCTGGTAACCGAATTATCTTGA
- the hisD gene encoding histidinol dehydrogenase has translation MRIITDIESAKVSLLRRLPLELQEIPAGLKQKIKEVFHEELTPQQVVQRIVAEVRAKGDSALFDYNRRIDGVESTDLQVKKDEIAQAYSRVSQELVSALNLAAQRIRAFHSKYKRQSWMDFGEGGLGQRVYPLERVGVYVPGGTASYPSTVLMAAIPAKVAGVPEVIVTVPSPRGVVPPATLVAADIAQVGGIFKVGGAQAIAALAYGTQSIPKVDKICGPGNIFVQLAKKLVYGVVDIDGLYGPTELTIIADETANPALCAADLLAQAEHDLLAAAILITNSPELATKVSQEVEDRLARLERRVITSFSLESRGGIIVVGDIEQAAELVNYYAPEHLSLVMRDPWAYLDRIKSAGAVFIGEDSPQVIGDYVAGPSHVLPTGGTARFGSPLGTDDFLKITSVLAINRETLEKIGPMAATIARAEGFDGHARAVEIRLANDSEMRVE, from the coding sequence TTGAGGATAATTACGGATATTGAGTCTGCCAAGGTTAGCTTACTGAGACGGCTTCCGCTGGAGCTACAAGAGATTCCGGCAGGGTTGAAGCAGAAGATCAAGGAAGTGTTCCATGAGGAGCTGACCCCACAGCAAGTAGTGCAGAGAATCGTGGCCGAAGTCCGTGCCAAGGGCGATTCAGCCCTCTTTGATTACAACAGGCGGATTGATGGGGTGGAGTCAACTGACTTGCAGGTGAAGAAAGACGAAATTGCTCAAGCCTATTCCAGGGTGAGCCAGGAACTTGTCTCTGCCCTAAACTTGGCTGCACAGAGGATCAGGGCGTTTCACAGCAAGTATAAGCGCCAAAGCTGGATGGATTTCGGTGAGGGAGGCCTGGGACAGAGAGTTTACCCCCTGGAGAGGGTTGGGGTCTATGTTCCCGGGGGGACAGCCTCTTACCCTTCCACAGTGCTGATGGCAGCTATCCCGGCTAAGGTAGCAGGGGTACCGGAAGTCATCGTCACTGTCCCGTCGCCGAGAGGGGTGGTGCCCCCAGCTACGCTGGTGGCGGCAGATATTGCTCAAGTTGGCGGTATTTTCAAGGTTGGCGGTGCTCAAGCCATTGCTGCCCTGGCCTACGGTACCCAATCTATTCCCAAAGTGGACAAAATATGTGGGCCAGGGAACATTTTCGTTCAGCTAGCCAAGAAACTAGTCTATGGTGTAGTCGATATCGATGGGTTGTATGGACCCACCGAGTTGACTATCATTGCCGATGAGACTGCCAACCCAGCTCTTTGTGCTGCTGATCTCCTGGCTCAGGCAGAACATGACCTGCTGGCTGCAGCGATCTTGATCACAAACTCACCAGAGCTGGCAACCAAGGTCAGTCAGGAGGTAGAGGATAGGCTAGCTCGGTTGGAGCGGCGGGTGATCACTAGCTTTTCGTTGGAAAGTCGAGGTGGCATAATAGTAGTCGGCGATATAGAGCAAGCTGCGGAGTTAGTAAACTACTATGCCCCGGAGCATCTCTCTTTGGTGATGCGGGATCCCTGGGCCTATCTGGATAGAATCAAAAGCGCTGGAGCTGTGTTCATTGGCGAGGACTCGCCACAAGTCATAGGTGACTATGTTGCTGGACCAAGCCACGTCTTACCTACAGGCGGCACCGCCCGCTTTGGTTCACCTCTAGGCACAGATGATTTCCTCAAAATCACCAGCGTTTTGGCTATAAATAGAGAGACTCTAGAAAAGATAGGCCCGATGGCGGCAACCATAGCCCGTGCAGAAGGATTTGATGGGCACGCCCGTGCTGTAGAAATCAGGTTGGCTAATGACTCGGAAATGCGTGTAGAATAG